One Haloterrigena salifodinae DNA window includes the following coding sequences:
- a CDS encoding class I SAM-dependent methyltransferase yields MPGRLRDAVYALRKARLGLERRRLDYGQEIDERAERLASVLPASVDELRAYEREYDNLEWFHDTYADRVAEIHDAGVATDTTHWRDGATLYVVCRALEVETAIETGVLFGSFDAHILAAMERNGGGTLHSVDLPSGPPGPFDYGHLIPDRCRERWELREGDARAVLPDLLETVGPVDLFLHDSDHRLPHMRFEYETALSRLEPGGFLASHDVRLSRLFDRFTDANGLRSCVVCDTGIARVPSSGRTD; encoded by the coding sequence CTGCCCGGTCGCCTGCGAGACGCCGTCTACGCGCTCCGGAAAGCCCGTCTGGGACTCGAGCGCCGACGGCTGGACTACGGACAGGAGATCGACGAGCGAGCCGAGCGGCTGGCGTCGGTGCTCCCCGCATCGGTCGACGAACTCCGAGCGTACGAACGCGAGTACGATAACCTCGAGTGGTTCCACGACACCTACGCCGATCGCGTGGCGGAGATTCACGATGCCGGCGTCGCCACCGACACCACCCACTGGCGCGACGGCGCGACGCTGTACGTCGTCTGTCGCGCCCTCGAGGTCGAGACCGCCATCGAAACCGGGGTTCTGTTCGGCTCGTTCGACGCGCATATTCTGGCGGCGATGGAGCGAAACGGCGGCGGAACGCTGCACTCGGTGGATCTGCCCAGCGGCCCGCCGGGGCCGTTCGACTACGGCCACCTAATTCCGGACCGGTGTCGCGAGCGCTGGGAGTTACGCGAGGGCGACGCGCGCGCGGTGCTTCCCGATTTGCTCGAGACCGTCGGGCCCGTCGACCTGTTCCTGCATGACTCGGATCACCGACTGCCGCACATGCGCTTCGAATACGAGACGGCGCTGTCGCGGCTCGAGCCCGGCGGGTTCCTCGCGAGTCACGACGTGCGGCTCTCGCGACTGTTCGATCGGTTCACCGATGCGAACGGGCTCCGATCGTGCGTGGTCTGTGATACGGGGATTGCTCGAGTGCCGTCTTCCGGGAGAACGGACTGA
- a CDS encoding prenyltransferase, protein MSDGSGPRSLADWGLEPAVDHIERVQRADGLILWYPDGPADPWDHVESAMALSIAGRDEAARRAYRWVADAQHDDGALWATYGDSEDDDGAHDGDEPRKETHRSAYVAVGAWHHYLCTEDRDFLENLWPTVRDALAFACDHQAPTGEIYWTVDPDGEVYEDALIAGCASIYKSLACGATIADVLGRVEVRDRWLEARSRLGEAIRTRPDRFDRTWESKSRYAMDWFYPVLCGVVTGNSARDRLDAGADRFLEEELGCRCVSDEPWVTVAESCELVLSLAAVGRTTRAREIYEWLFQWTDDEGIFWTGYQFEDEAFWPGERPTWTGAAAVLAADALSGVSPAADLFTDPQPE, encoded by the coding sequence GTGAGCGACGGCTCCGGGCCCCGGTCGCTCGCCGACTGGGGTCTCGAGCCCGCGGTCGACCACATCGAGCGCGTCCAGCGCGCGGACGGACTGATCCTCTGGTACCCCGACGGCCCAGCCGACCCCTGGGACCACGTCGAGAGCGCGATGGCGCTGTCGATCGCTGGCCGCGACGAGGCCGCCCGCCGCGCCTACCGCTGGGTGGCCGACGCCCAACACGACGACGGTGCGCTGTGGGCGACCTACGGCGACAGCGAGGACGACGACGGCGCCCACGACGGCGACGAACCTCGCAAGGAGACCCACCGGAGCGCCTACGTCGCCGTCGGCGCCTGGCACCACTATCTCTGTACCGAGGACCGCGACTTTCTCGAGAACCTGTGGCCGACCGTCCGCGACGCCCTCGCCTTCGCCTGCGACCACCAGGCCCCGACCGGCGAGATCTACTGGACCGTCGACCCCGACGGCGAGGTCTACGAGGACGCGCTGATCGCCGGCTGTGCCTCGATCTACAAGAGCCTCGCCTGCGGCGCGACGATCGCGGACGTTCTCGGCCGCGTCGAGGTACGGGATCGGTGGCTCGAGGCCCGTTCCCGACTCGGCGAGGCGATCCGAACTCGGCCCGACCGGTTCGACCGCACCTGGGAGAGCAAGTCCCGGTACGCGATGGACTGGTTCTACCCGGTCCTCTGTGGCGTCGTGACCGGCAATTCCGCGCGGGACCGTCTCGACGCCGGCGCGGATCGGTTTCTCGAGGAAGAGTTAGGCTGTCGGTGCGTCTCGGACGAGCCGTGGGTGACCGTCGCCGAGTCCTGCGAACTCGTGCTCTCGCTGGCCGCGGTCGGCCGGACGACGCGTGCTCGAGAGATCTACGAGTGGCTCTTTCAGTGGACCGACGACGAGGGGATCTTCTGGACGGGCTACCAGTTCGAGGACGAGGCGTTCTGGCCGGGCGAGCGGCCGACCTGGACCGGCGCGGCCGCGGTGCTGGCCGCGGACGCGCTCTCGGGGGTGTCGCCGGCGGCGGATCTCTTCACTGATCCGCAGCCAGAGTGA
- a CDS encoding class I SAM-dependent methyltransferase, giving the protein METIDFDRLTLTPGMRVLDVGCGEGRHVHAAALENVREVVGVDIGRENLTAAREDYTSYIAGETDVPVTFAAGDALRLPFEDSAFDVVCCTEVLEHIPDYEAALDELRRVCKPEGTLAVSVPREGPERVCWALSDEYHQVEGGHVRIFDREELRAAIERRGFRRVDDHFAHALHAPYWWLKCLWWDRDQRGEAPLTLRAYDRFLEWDVLESPRTVRLLERALDPLVGKSVVYYFELEGPA; this is encoded by the coding sequence ATGGAGACGATCGATTTCGACCGGCTCACGCTGACGCCGGGGATGCGCGTCTTAGACGTCGGCTGCGGGGAGGGCCGACACGTCCACGCCGCCGCCCTCGAGAACGTCCGGGAGGTCGTCGGCGTCGACATCGGGCGGGAGAACCTGACCGCCGCGCGCGAGGACTACACGTCGTACATCGCCGGCGAGACGGACGTGCCGGTTACGTTCGCCGCGGGCGACGCGCTCCGGCTTCCCTTCGAGGACAGCGCCTTCGACGTCGTCTGCTGTACCGAGGTCTTGGAGCACATCCCCGACTACGAGGCCGCGCTCGATGAACTCCGCCGGGTCTGCAAGCCGGAGGGGACGCTCGCGGTCAGCGTCCCTCGCGAGGGGCCCGAACGGGTCTGCTGGGCGCTGTCGGACGAGTACCACCAGGTCGAGGGCGGCCACGTCCGCATCTTCGACCGCGAGGAACTGCGGGCCGCGATCGAACGACGCGGTTTCCGCCGGGTCGACGACCACTTCGCCCACGCCCTGCACGCGCCCTACTGGTGGCTGAAGTGTCTCTGGTGGGACCGCGACCAGCGCGGCGAGGCGCCGCTGACGCTGCGGGCCTACGATCGCTTCCTCGAGTGGGACGTTCTCGAGTCGCCCCGAACGGTGCGGCTGCTCGAGCGGGCGCTCGACCCACTGGTGGGCAAGAGCGTCGTCTACTACTTCGAACTGGAGGGGCCAGCGTGA
- a CDS encoding glycosyltransferase family 4 protein, with protein sequence MVSDTFRRLLRGSVATSSASAGSSTATGSTTETGPSPDSARPEGEPLDICLLSYRSNPYSGGQGVYVKYLSRALTDLGHSVDVISGKPYPELDDDVGLVKLPGENVVDELDRLGQFEPSYLRDPLAMYEWLSALTGGFPDPYAFGRRVVDYFEKRRPEYDVIHDNQSLCYGLQTLRERGHPVVATVHHPITVDRDVALAAADGWGERLLIRRWYRFLRMQREVVRDLPHVLTVSEAAKRRTVADFGADPDALRVVHNGIDTDLFEPVDREHDRPRVMTTVSADVPLKGARYLLEAFADVREHVDAELVVVGEFDEGGDCERLVSKLGIEDAVETHSEISYDRMIELYGTADVAVVPSLYEGFGLPAGEAMACGVPVVATTGGALPEVVGDAGNLVAPGDAGEMADAIRELLADDDRRRRLGERGRERIVEEFDWERAAGETVRTYRTAIEARRTRET encoded by the coding sequence ATGGTCAGTGATACGTTCAGGCGTCTTCTCCGGGGGAGCGTCGCCACATCGTCCGCGTCGGCGGGGAGTTCGACCGCGACGGGATCGACGACGGAGACGGGGCCGTCGCCCGACTCGGCGCGACCCGAGGGCGAGCCGTTGGATATCTGTCTGTTGAGCTACCGATCGAACCCCTACTCCGGCGGCCAGGGCGTCTACGTGAAGTATCTGAGCCGAGCGCTGACCGACCTCGGACACTCCGTCGACGTGATTTCGGGGAAGCCCTACCCCGAACTCGACGACGACGTCGGGCTGGTGAAGTTGCCCGGCGAGAACGTCGTCGACGAACTCGACCGATTAGGACAGTTCGAACCCTCATATCTGCGCGATCCGCTGGCGATGTACGAGTGGCTGAGCGCACTCACCGGCGGCTTCCCCGACCCCTACGCCTTCGGTCGCCGCGTCGTCGATTACTTCGAGAAACGCCGACCCGAGTACGACGTGATCCACGACAACCAGTCTCTGTGTTACGGGCTGCAGACGCTCCGCGAACGGGGCCACCCCGTGGTGGCGACGGTTCACCACCCGATCACCGTCGACCGCGACGTCGCCCTCGCTGCGGCCGACGGCTGGGGCGAGCGGCTGCTGATCCGCCGCTGGTACCGGTTCCTCCGGATGCAACGCGAGGTCGTCCGCGACCTCCCCCACGTCTTGACCGTCTCCGAAGCGGCCAAGCGCCGCACCGTCGCCGACTTCGGCGCCGACCCCGACGCGCTCCGCGTCGTCCACAACGGGATCGACACCGACCTGTTCGAACCCGTCGACCGCGAGCACGACCGCCCGCGCGTGATGACGACCGTCAGCGCCGACGTGCCGCTGAAGGGCGCTCGCTACCTGCTCGAGGCCTTCGCCGACGTTCGCGAGCACGTCGACGCCGAACTCGTCGTCGTCGGCGAGTTCGACGAGGGCGGCGACTGCGAGCGACTGGTCTCGAAGCTTGGCATCGAGGACGCCGTCGAGACCCACAGCGAGATCAGCTACGACCGGATGATCGAACTCTATGGAACCGCCGACGTCGCCGTCGTCCCCTCGCTGTACGAGGGCTTCGGCCTCCCGGCGGGCGAGGCGATGGCCTGTGGCGTCCCGGTCGTCGCCACCACCGGCGGCGCCCTGCCCGAGGTAGTCGGCGACGCCGGCAACCTCGTCGCCCCCGGCGACGCCGGCGAGATGGCCGACGCAATCCGCGAGTTGCTCGCGGACGACGACCGGCGCCGCCGGCTGGGCGAGCGCGGCCGCGAGCGCATCGTCGAGGAGTTCGACTGGGAGCGGGCCGCCGGCGAGACTGTCCGCACGTACCGAACCGCGATCGAGGCACGGCGGACGCGGGAGACCTGA
- a CDS encoding NUDIX hydrolase, whose amino-acid sequence MSTPQDDHSHENAEQDVIAVDADDNELELVNRLEAHTGDGIRHRAFTSLVFDGEGNILLAQRAPDKRLWGTYWDGTVASHPVEGQSQKEATRQRLEEELGITPDQYGDLRLTDRFEYKRYFENAGLEHEVCAVLQLTLSDRDLDPDEEEVTGLMWVPYERLHSNPEWYRQLRLCPWFEIAMRRDVR is encoded by the coding sequence ATGAGTACGCCACAGGACGACCACTCCCACGAGAACGCCGAACAGGACGTGATCGCCGTCGACGCCGACGACAACGAACTCGAGCTCGTCAACCGGCTCGAGGCCCACACCGGCGACGGAATTCGCCACCGAGCGTTTACGTCGCTGGTCTTCGACGGCGAGGGGAACATTCTGCTGGCCCAGCGAGCCCCCGACAAGCGACTCTGGGGAACCTACTGGGACGGAACCGTCGCCTCCCACCCCGTTGAGGGACAGAGCCAGAAGGAAGCGACGCGCCAGCGACTGGAGGAGGAACTGGGGATCACCCCCGACCAGTACGGCGACCTGCGGCTGACCGACCGCTTCGAGTACAAGCGCTACTTCGAGAACGCGGGCCTCGAACACGAAGTCTGTGCCGTCCTGCAGCTGACCCTGTCCGATCGCGACCTCGATCCCGACGAGGAGGAGGTCACGGGCCTGATGTGGGTCCCCTACGAGCGACTCCACTCGAACCCCGAATGGTACCGCCAACTCCGCCTCTGTCCCTGGTTCGAGATCGCGATGCGACGCGACGTCCGGTAG
- a CDS encoding diacylglycerol/lipid kinase family protein produces MGSDGASDRVLVLNPVSGSGDHVDEVVELAADRGFEIRKTEKGGDAKRFAREAAPEADLVAAAGGDGTVNAVANGVAAAGALESTTVGVVPAGTGNNFASNIGIRGLEHAFDVIEDGRRRRIDLGIANDRIFVNSCVGGITAEASSETSSESKANLGVLAYVKNTVGTVGSFDSLPLRLKTATRPDGEHAHAWEGEALFVLVGNCRRFTGTRTAQADVEDGLFEVTIVEDAAVTELLGGAARQGLLDADSDCIITRRTPSLEIESQRDAVEYSLDGEMLETETLHLETDASALEIAVGSEYRIDPDEEATNGGIV; encoded by the coding sequence ATGGGATCCGACGGTGCGAGCGACCGCGTTCTGGTCCTCAATCCCGTAAGTGGAAGCGGGGACCACGTAGACGAGGTCGTCGAACTGGCGGCCGATCGCGGCTTCGAGATTCGAAAGACCGAGAAAGGCGGCGACGCGAAGAGGTTCGCCCGCGAGGCCGCCCCCGAGGCCGACTTGGTCGCCGCGGCCGGCGGGGACGGGACGGTCAACGCCGTCGCCAACGGCGTCGCAGCGGCGGGCGCCCTCGAGTCGACGACCGTCGGGGTCGTCCCCGCGGGGACGGGCAACAACTTCGCCTCGAACATCGGGATCCGAGGACTCGAGCACGCGTTCGACGTGATTGAGGACGGCCGCCGTCGGCGGATCGACCTCGGGATCGCGAACGACCGCATCTTCGTCAACTCCTGCGTCGGCGGGATCACCGCCGAGGCCAGCAGCGAGACGTCGTCGGAGAGCAAGGCGAATCTGGGCGTGCTCGCCTATGTGAAGAACACGGTCGGGACGGTCGGCTCGTTCGACTCGCTTCCCCTGCGACTGAAGACGGCCACGAGACCCGACGGCGAACACGCACACGCGTGGGAGGGCGAGGCGCTGTTCGTCCTCGTCGGCAACTGCCGGCGCTTCACCGGCACGCGGACCGCCCAGGCCGACGTCGAGGACGGGCTGTTCGAGGTCACGATCGTCGAGGACGCCGCGGTCACGGAACTGCTCGGCGGTGCGGCCCGACAGGGGCTGCTCGACGCCGACAGCGACTGCATCATCACGCGGCGGACGCCGTCGCTCGAGATCGAGAGCCAGCGCGACGCCGTCGAGTACAGCCTCGACGGCGAGATGCTCGAGACCGAGACGCTTCACCTCGAGACCGACGCGAGCGCGCTCGAGATCGCCGTCGGGAGCGAGTACCGAATCGATCCGGATGAGGAGGCGACGAACGGCGGGATCGTCTGA
- a CDS encoding PHP-associated domain-containing protein, translated as MYSVDLHAHTRFFHGRRRLGDRFDPLGVRLLARAADRRGLAGVATTNHDYYTPLDPPGGAQTLPGIEITTDRGHVLVVGPDPPEATKPGALSPEEAVALAHDRGCAAIVAHPFRNSTVRELEDVPFDAIEVNGKHPRSRPLVEELAEERDLPLVGGSDAHYPFEVGRAYTVVEADELTPESVVDAIRDGRVSARVSESLLDRLLRRGYRAIHRRKHVIDAIERPTPGVGTPPGEG; from the coding sequence ATGTACTCCGTCGACCTCCACGCGCACACGAGATTCTTCCACGGTCGTCGGCGCCTCGGCGACCGCTTCGACCCGCTGGGAGTCCGACTGCTCGCCCGGGCCGCCGATCGCCGGGGCCTCGCGGGCGTCGCGACGACCAACCACGACTACTACACGCCGCTGGATCCGCCCGGCGGCGCCCAGACGCTGCCGGGGATCGAGATCACGACCGACCGCGGCCACGTCCTCGTCGTCGGTCCCGATCCGCCGGAAGCGACGAAACCCGGCGCGCTCTCCCCCGAAGAGGCGGTCGCGCTGGCACACGACCGGGGCTGCGCCGCGATCGTCGCCCACCCCTTCCGGAACAGCACGGTGCGGGAACTCGAGGACGTCCCCTTCGACGCGATCGAAGTCAACGGCAAACACCCGCGCTCGAGGCCGCTGGTCGAGGAGTTGGCCGAAGAGCGCGATCTCCCGCTCGTCGGCGGCAGTGACGCTCACTACCCCTTCGAGGTGGGCCGGGCGTACACGGTCGTCGAGGCCGACGAACTCACGCCCGAATCGGTCGTCGACGCGATCCGCGACGGGCGGGTGAGCGCTCGCGTCTCCGAGTCGCTGCTGGACCGACTGTTGCGCCGGGGCTACCGGGCGATCCACCGCCGGAAACACGTGATCGACGCGATCGAGCGACCGACGCCGGGCGTCGGGACGCCGCCTGGCGAGGGCTGA
- a CDS encoding Lrp/AsnC family transcriptional regulator: MDDLDRQILDQLRRDGRTPYTEIADEVGTSEGTVRNRVERMIDEDVIERFTISTRTGNVQAMIELSVAVDVDTKAVSERIAEWDEVDFVWMVSGEQDVVLVVDAADTRGVNDLITKARDQEEVVSTKTRLILDEELG; this comes from the coding sequence ATGGACGACCTGGACCGACAGATCCTCGATCAGCTTCGGCGAGACGGCCGCACGCCTTACACCGAGATCGCCGACGAGGTCGGGACGAGCGAGGGAACCGTCCGCAACCGCGTCGAACGGATGATCGACGAGGACGTCATCGAACGCTTCACCATCTCGACCCGGACGGGCAACGTCCAAGCGATGATCGAGCTCAGCGTCGCGGTCGACGTCGACACGAAGGCCGTCTCCGAGCGCATCGCCGAGTGGGACGAAGTGGACTTCGTCTGGATGGTCTCCGGCGAGCAGGACGTCGTGCTCGTCGTCGACGCCGCGGACACGCGCGGAGTCAACGATCTCATCACGAAGGCCCGCGATCAGGAGGAGGTCGTAAGCACGAAGACACGGCTCATCCTGGACGAAGAACTCGGCTAG
- the carA gene encoding glutamine-hydrolyzing carbamoyl-phosphate synthase small subunit, with protein MTEAYVALEDGRVLEGRGRASGTARGELVFTTAYTGYEESLTDPSYEEQVLTFSYPLIGNYGVREERFEDDRVHPRAALAKEFTEDVAEWLESEGVPAVDHLDTREVVTTIRDGGAMKCGIAVGEDVTEEDAKEQLEACKAMSDHTEIGEQVSVDEVEVYGEDNDGQTVALVDCGAKGSIVDSLLARDAEVHVLPHDASVADVEAVDPDVLFISNGPGDPVNFEQTIHLVEEFVEDTPVAGICLGQQIVAEALGGTTEKMDFGHRGVNQPVLDLASGQVVMTTQNHGYTVAEPGEHLEVTQINVNDDTPEGIDGIEYDVITRQYHPEANPGPEDTLDFFDDVLAMADSRSEQAVPADD; from the coding sequence ATGACGGAAGCCTACGTCGCACTGGAAGACGGCCGCGTACTCGAGGGACGTGGTCGCGCTTCGGGCACGGCTCGCGGGGAACTCGTTTTCACGACAGCGTATACGGGATACGAAGAGAGTCTGACCGACCCCTCCTACGAGGAGCAGGTTCTGACCTTCTCGTACCCGCTGATCGGTAACTACGGCGTCCGCGAGGAGCGGTTCGAGGACGACCGCGTCCACCCGCGCGCCGCACTCGCCAAGGAGTTCACCGAGGACGTCGCCGAGTGGCTCGAGAGCGAAGGCGTCCCGGCGGTCGACCACCTCGACACGCGAGAGGTCGTCACCACCATCCGCGACGGCGGCGCCATGAAGTGCGGTATCGCCGTCGGCGAGGACGTCACCGAGGAAGACGCCAAGGAGCAACTCGAGGCCTGCAAGGCCATGAGCGATCATACCGAGATCGGCGAACAGGTCAGCGTCGACGAGGTCGAGGTCTACGGCGAAGACAACGACGGTCAGACCGTCGCGCTGGTCGACTGCGGCGCGAAGGGCTCGATCGTCGACTCGCTGCTGGCCCGCGACGCCGAGGTCCACGTGCTCCCCCACGACGCCAGCGTCGCCGACGTCGAGGCCGTCGACCCCGACGTCCTCTTCATCTCGAACGGTCCCGGCGACCCGGTCAACTTCGAGCAGACGATCCACCTCGTCGAGGAGTTCGTCGAGGACACGCCCGTCGCCGGCATCTGTCTCGGCCAGCAGATCGTCGCCGAGGCGCTGGGCGGTACGACCGAGAAGATGGACTTCGGTCACCGCGGCGTCAACCAGCCCGTCCTCGACTTAGCGTCCGGACAGGTCGTCATGACCACCCAGAACCACGGCTACACGGTCGCTGAACCCGGCGAACACCTCGAGGTCACGCAGATCAACGTCAACGACGACACGCCGGAGGGCATCGACGGCATCGAGTACGACGTCATCACCCGCCAGTATCACCCCGAAGCCAACCCCGGTCCGGAGGATACCCTCGACTTCTTCGACGACGTCCTCGCGATGGCCGACTCGCGATCGGAGCAGGCCGTCCCCGCCGACGACTGA
- a CDS encoding DUF5518 domain-containing protein, with amino-acid sequence MTRDRSRRSLLADDSWRYAIVGGLASLPFTTVTYWQTGSEIGLLPVVFGGLVAGYLYEGPSAVRSRVGFRAGLIGLLPALWMLVDILWFVHVELGGPVVSRVLQTVLAIVAVVTMFVFAGLAAIIGSRIGDWLSKKVGRYRPSVVAR; translated from the coding sequence ATGACCCGTGATCGCAGTCGCCGATCCCTGCTAGCCGACGACAGCTGGCGGTACGCGATCGTCGGCGGCCTCGCCTCGCTCCCGTTCACGACGGTCACCTACTGGCAGACGGGAAGCGAAATCGGCCTCTTACCGGTAGTGTTCGGCGGACTCGTCGCCGGTTACCTGTATGAAGGACCGTCGGCTGTCCGCTCTCGAGTCGGCTTTCGGGCCGGTCTCATCGGTCTGTTGCCGGCGCTGTGGATGCTGGTCGATATACTGTGGTTCGTCCACGTCGAACTCGGCGGACCGGTGGTGTCGCGGGTACTTCAGACGGTCCTCGCAATCGTGGCCGTCGTCACTATGTTCGTCTTCGCCGGCCTGGCGGCGATAATCGGATCGCGAATCGGGGATTGGCTGAGCAAGAAAGTCGGACGCTACCGGCCGTCGGTCGTCGCTCGGTAA
- a CDS encoding DUF6498-containing protein has product MSSSQPAIRTTFPLILVVNLLPVAGVVFLEWRVSEATFAYWVAIGFCILLYCGLTLFAKREPIPEAEEKRLHAGAISIPRRTGSVRPIGWVPPIHYRNVRYLPENLAFVLFFWLFSSPLFVEFGNPDTGLEDGMKIGELAAIYTEAFALKAFGAVGLMFGVQLLLVYREYLGRHQYERFSPSMVAANPCRIVLFWVAMTILLQLVVLALDPPVLQIVVLAVVFVSKLAVDLSLVRARHLDTSGSFSRWFVPNEPSPGE; this is encoded by the coding sequence ATGAGTAGTAGTCAGCCAGCGATTCGGACGACGTTTCCGTTGATTCTCGTCGTGAATCTGCTTCCAGTTGCCGGGGTTGTTTTTCTCGAGTGGCGGGTATCCGAGGCCACATTCGCGTATTGGGTAGCAATCGGCTTCTGCATACTTCTCTACTGTGGATTGACACTCTTTGCAAAGCGAGAGCCGATACCAGAAGCCGAAGAAAAACGTCTACACGCAGGCGCGATATCGATTCCACGCCGAACTGGTTCAGTACGGCCGATCGGATGGGTACCACCGATTCACTATCGAAACGTTCGTTATCTCCCCGAGAATCTCGCCTTCGTACTCTTCTTCTGGCTGTTTTCTTCACCGCTATTCGTCGAATTCGGAAACCCCGACACGGGGCTAGAAGACGGAATGAAGATCGGAGAGTTGGCGGCTATCTATACGGAAGCGTTCGCTTTGAAAGCGTTCGGTGCGGTCGGACTCATGTTCGGGGTTCAACTCCTCCTCGTCTATCGCGAATACCTCGGCCGTCACCAGTACGAACGGTTCTCACCTTCGATGGTAGCGGCCAACCCGTGTCGGATCGTGTTGTTCTGGGTGGCTATGACGATACTTCTGCAACTAGTGGTACTCGCACTCGATCCGCCGGTCCTTCAAATTGTGGTGCTCGCGGTTGTCTTCGTCTCGAAACTTGCGGTTGACTTGTCATTGGTCCGGGCGCGTCATCTGGATACGTCAGGAAGCTTCTCGCGCTGGTTCGTCCCGAACGAGCCGAGTCCAGGAGAATAA
- a CDS encoding ABC transporter substrate-binding protein, which produces MGEVEFEGVPERWTALLPSYADMAFALGGGQTLGIQNHARFGTEVYDELPGIEFDEDEVTELTEGGVDTELFYEMDADAHFIDPHILTHWYDWDRDDVDQVRTDVGPFFGNFIRRHSDEWHDYRYYDLYEALELMAEVFQARDRYDALVDLHETMLGTIDERLPPDDQRPTAMLVYPAESGNEFYPFRFDDGGISTKQWRDLGLTDALATTDVGHYRYGDRSTVDLETLLEIDPEVLLVRNHGGDSESEFREAVVEPLRDDPAASKVQAVKDDAVYSAGYLDQGPIINFYHTERAATDIYPDAFDDATLFDRERVAEIVTGEF; this is translated from the coding sequence ATGGGCGAGGTCGAATTCGAGGGGGTACCCGAGCGATGGACTGCGCTGTTGCCCAGTTACGCGGATATGGCGTTCGCGCTCGGCGGCGGGCAGACGCTCGGTATTCAGAACCACGCGCGGTTCGGGACCGAGGTCTACGACGAACTGCCCGGCATCGAGTTCGACGAGGACGAGGTCACGGAACTGACCGAAGGCGGCGTCGACACGGAGCTGTTTTACGAAATGGACGCCGACGCCCATTTCATCGATCCACACATATTGACACACTGGTATGACTGGGATCGTGACGACGTCGATCAAGTCAGAACCGACGTCGGCCCCTTCTTCGGCAACTTCATTCGTCGACACAGTGACGAGTGGCACGACTACCGCTACTACGACCTCTACGAGGCCCTCGAACTGATGGCCGAGGTGTTCCAGGCGCGAGACCGCTACGATGCGCTCGTCGACCTTCACGAAACGATGCTCGGGACGATCGACGAGCGATTACCGCCGGACGACCAGCGACCGACCGCGATGCTCGTCTATCCGGCCGAGTCGGGAAACGAGTTCTACCCCTTCCGATTCGACGACGGCGGGATCAGTACCAAGCAGTGGCGGGATCTCGGACTGACCGACGCGCTCGCAACGACCGACGTGGGACACTACAGATACGGCGATCGAAGCACGGTCGATCTGGAGACTCTCCTCGAGATCGATCCCGAGGTACTGCTGGTTCGCAACCACGGCGGGGACTCCGAATCGGAGTTCCGAGAAGCAGTCGTCGAGCCGCTACGGGACGATCCGGCCGCCAGCAAGGTCCAAGCGGTCAAGGACGACGCCGTCTATAGCGCCGGCTACCTCGACCAGGGCCCGATCATCAACTTCTACCACACCGAACGCGCCGCGACGGACATCTATCCCGATGCGTTCGACGACGCGACGCTGTTCGACCGCGAGCGGGTCGCGGAGATCGTTACCGGCGAGTTCTGA